In Deltaproteobacteria bacterium, the DNA window GTCGCCCGCGTTCATCCAGCTCTTCGACCAGACTTCGATACTTAGACCGAAGCCAGCACACAATGGTCTCGTCTCTCATCCCTGCTCTTGTGCAGAGGCTCTCCACTCCGGTCAATCACTATTGCGGTAAGTTGTTTCCTGCCACCGCCTTAGGTTCGTTTCGAGAAGAGCAAAGTTCACGCTTGACTGCGTTCGGGGTACAAGCCGCCCGGACGGCCTCAGCCACCGCCCGCCTCCAGTTACAAATCTGGGATGCTCAAGCAGGACGGATTGTCTGGGAGGGACGCTCGGATGTGACGCTCGCGCGTGAGATGCTACGCGAAGGACCGATTCGTTTTGATGAGGTCATTCAGCTCACCTGGGCGAGGCTCCTACAACAAATTCCATCGGATATGACAGTTCCGTCACCCGCTGATGAGGAAGCAGCAGCTCTTGCGAGGGCCTCCGAAAAAAAGGACCCCGCACCCGATGGCATCAATTTTCCCCTTCATCGCACCGCCCGACTGCTGTTACGTTTCCTTCCACGCTCGGGCATGCCTAAACCATGAGGCTATAGCTGACCAACTTGTCGTAATACCGCAGCCTGATCCCAGTAAATGCGTTCCGCCGCCACCTTGCCATCACGGAACTGCACCACAATCACGATGTCAAACTCAATCGGTTTGTTGGTCGCGGCAAGGCCTGGGAGGAACCAATCCATCTGCTGGGTATGGGCGAGGTTGATTGTGGCCTCTTCAACGATGTAGTCATTGGCAGCCGTTACCTTCAGCGTGGTATGCTTCCATGAGGGCGGAATCGAAGGAATGAACTCATTGTGATATTTCCTCCAGAGTTCCTTCTTCCCCTTCCCACCCCACCCCGTCGGTACAGTCACTACCGACGCATCGTCAACCATCGTCGAAAGAGACAGGTCGGTGTCTTTGGTCATGAACTCACCTTTGATATGGGTCTCCCACAGTTTGAGATTCTCTGGTGCCGACATCATTTCTCCTTATTTTTAGCGAATGCCATACCGTCCCGGTGAGAGTACTCCGTTGGGATCGAGCGCGTGTTTGATCGCACCGCAGACGTCCGGAAACGTTTCCAATCGCGCCATCGCTTCTTCTTGAAAATCAAGCGGTGCGCGGGAGATCGGATAGCCTAGTTCAGCGTAGGCGTTCATTAATGCACGATAGCAGTCGATCACCCGCTGACATTCTTCTACATCTTGTCGGTTAAAAACAATCACATGGAGTGCACGCCCCATGCGCGGACCACACACATACTCAGCAATATACTCCAACTTGTGGTCAGCAAGAATGCGACGAGAGAGCGCTTGGTGTTGATTGGCGACGGTACCGATCATCGGCATCGCCGGAAGGAACCAGCAATTGCCACCACCGGGGCGCCAGTTCAACAACCCCAACTCACTCCGGGTAGGGCGACCCGTGAACGTGTCGATATGAATCTTATGAATCGGACTCTGCTCGGCCTCTTCATGAGAAACGTACCGTGCTTTCCCCGAGCGTCCGAAATGCGCTTTCACCCGCTCAATCAACGGCTGGATCGCTTCTTCTGAAGCACCATAGAATGCACCCGAGACACACCACGCTCCAACATCATGTTGACGTTGCAATTCTTTGCGCACGTCGTCAGGCAACGGTGTTCGCCCACCAGTACGAGCAAAGGGATAGGTTGCCACTGTCCCCAAACCATAAATATCGTTTGTCAC includes these proteins:
- a CDS encoding ester cyclase; this translates as MMSAPENLKLWETHIKGEFMTKDTDLSLSTMVDDASVVTVPTGWGGKGKKELWRKYHNEFIPSIPPSWKHTTLKVTAANDYIVEEATINLAHTQQMDWFLPGLAATNKPIEFDIVIVVQFRDGKVAAERIYWDQAAVLRQVGQL